aaggagtgattagggtattttatatttccgcgtcagtttctaatatcacttttcacagcgttatcatttctacgttaccctaatcatacccaaatcattccctaatcattcctttgggcatttcgtagcatctttgtgtggataattgcggtgattcttgcgtataagttcttgttgcactgttggtaagtacatctttgtaattattgcatcgtttcgggttgctatacatttatatggaaggggatgttgggaattgtacaaagtgtaattgtgttgtatgatctttgtataggagaagacttcgtagaggagcctttttgattgtccgtgttgcttactgctgtgattgctaaggtagggtttccctactcagtttactgtgctttacatgacatgttgttgtaattatcgttgtctgttgatcatcgtagtatggagattgttgtgacagtgttggtgtgaggggattgagatgacagtagtgtcatgtgattgtgattatggtggagtcacttgcgggagtggcttcacaccctagttcgccctccgtggaacccgccacgggaggggatgtgcacattaagggacagggatcgttgtcgctcgtgaggagctggactaggtgggatcggctgcggtcacccatttgggcgaggattacctgttgcgatgggtaatcagcggggctacacactttggtgtgtagtcggttactatgtgagacagggtgattgggagttgatgatgatcagacgagtattgcatttgtttgtcttgtttgttgcataatactgaccccgttgttgtttgtgaaatctgcggtgatccattcggggatggtgagcaggcttgacaggttttgctagtgagagcttggggattatcttgggagaattgccacctcgagtcatagcatcactgtctgagttcttagcgagttttcttttattattaagactttgaagttgtaattCATTtaacagtatttggttttggatattgtaaacttggCATTTTACactactttaataaatgtgctcagttcagacgcttttgatatgtactaacctcgggcaaccgagatggtaacagtctttcatacttgggtagtcctggtaaggtaccttggtatgagggggtgttacaaagtggtatcagagccgaagattccggcacctaaacaaaatgaattaatgaacctagggagtctcaataaaatgaacccggggagagttgtctggagctaccgcaaagactcgggagacgtcccggagtcgcaacttggccctcactaactcaaACCGGTAACAGGGGGAAAAAGTGGTGAGAGTAGattttgtatgtacatgtatgtgatgATGAAGGCTAGTAAAAGTTGATAGTTGAATATATATATGTGTTAAAGTTGTGAAGGTGATGAAGGGAGAAATGATAGAAGAGTATGGATTGTGAATGATTGTTATGTTAGAAATCGAATAAGCATGAATAGTATGCTgatatgtttacaatgtggcattaaaATTTTGATATATGCATTGCATGTTGATATGTTTATAACATGGCTTTTGCTTCCTTACGTACTGTTATgagaatagtgagcatgatagaggAATCGTAAACTGCTAACCTGTTTATAGTGTTGCTCGGCCGAGCCAggtaggcactcgaccgagtatggagtactcggccgagtagacaagaactcgaccgagtgttgtttgacaGAAAGTAGCCATCGCTACTGTttatgataactcgaccgagtatgggggtatactcgaccgagtatggtccactcggccgagtgttactacactcgaccgagtgctgctttttgtgttttgacgttcgtctctggagtcgatactcgaccgagtatctgcaAGGGTACTAGACCGAGTtatcaatactcgaccgagtatgatgtacactcggccgagtgttcttatggcggagggatgttaaattttgagcacgtgtttacgttttttttttttttcttatcagctcaaaatgccgcccaaaggAACTCCCGCtcagatccaagcttcggagatgtctattgatgaggttgctcgcatgattgagcaacaagaggctctccttgaagctctcaagaacgtgggaaaaggaaacgagaagacaatggatgcaacccagcttagcatcaacattgctcgtttccaccctcccacatatgacggggtaggtgaaccaaagctgctcgagaagtggcaccgtgagattgaagctctcatggaaatggttaagtgccccgaggatatgattgttgagcaggtagtgtactacctaagaggagaagctgcagtttggtggcagaacgtcaaggatgatgctagggcttactaccaggaggaaggggctattccgtgggctgggttgaagagtgctatgagggaacagtttgtgccggagcatatccgacacaagatgagatctgactttgaatctttcactatgtctgaggagatgacagtcactgattactatcatcgatttatggagctatctcgttatgtggaagatttaCAGCTCGGacaaagaggtttggctctccgatttgagaggggtttgtctaCCAAGATTGTGAGCCGTATGccggctggggttgctactgacctcaaggaggtgtatctgagagcgggtcaagctgagagaatggtagatctctcaagggAGATTGAGGAGAGGAATGCTaccgaaaagaggaaggctgatagcgggaacaacaatcagccaaccaataagaaagggaatttcaatcaTGCCAAGGCTTTCtctagtggagctggtttctcgggaggTTCTCGTGGTTGGGGAAAGAACGGAGGTCGGGCTgtgagtgacaacaccaaccttacgtgtttcaactgtggtggtataggccacaaaaggcgggaatgcacgagctacaagcccggcaatggttcaggagctcgatcaggaaatttctctcaggggccgactcagagttttgctagtagccgaccgggaggttcatggggcaacagaggtggacagggtaaccagggcggttacaaccgcggtggtggtggatcttatcagcgccagaataacagtgtcacccaggattcggcagctaagccaagtacctccaatgcttcagttcaaGGTGGAGGACAgaagaatagtggaaagctcttcatgatggataagcaagaagcacaggatgatgctcatgtagttaccggtacctttcttgttaataatgtaccgtctttcgttttgtttgattaggggctacacattctttttgtgtctaaaagtcatgctatgtctatgggtttgggcaagtttgaggttgtaaaagatgatgtgttcataccttcttggggagtcgtgtcgtgtctcaagttatataagggtatatctatggtgattggaggggtagatttaccagtaaacctgttagagtttcctaaggatgggtttgaggtgattgtcgggatggattggctaggtaggtatgatgccaggatagattgtagacagaagagggtgtctttaaagagtcccaagggtgttaaggtgtcctatagagggtttgtggtaaagcctaagtgtaggtttatagcggttatgactttaaagtcatgtttaaggaagaagtgtcccttaatcctttgtcatgtgagagatcaccgagtagagccgccgacgacttctgagatttccgtggtgaaagaatttgaagatgtatttccggaggaaataccgagtttgcctcccaagagggatgtcgatttcagcgtggagcttaagccgggaacgggtcctatatctaaagcaccttatcgtatggcacctaaagagttggctgagttgaagaagcagttacatgagttgttagacaagggttatatcaggcctagcgtgtcaccgtggggagctccagttctttttgtaaagaagaaagatgggagtatgagattgtgcattgactacagagagctcaatcgggtgatgaagaacaagtatccgttgccgaggattgatgatttgttcgatcgccTAAGTTGAGTGGTgtattctctaagattgatccGAGGTCGGGATATCATCGGTGAGGATAGCAGACGAAGATATTCCTAAAAAAAGCGTtcgatctcgttatggtcactacgagtatgtagtgatgccttttgggttgaccaatgcgccagcagcttttatggatttgatgaaccggattttcacaccgtttttggataagtttgtggttgttttcatcgacgatatcctagtttattccaagactaaagaagagcacgaagagcacttgagggtagttttgcagactttgagagaaaatcagctctatgccaagttatccaagtgtgagttctggttagaggaagtggcttttctaggccatgtaatatccaagaagggggtatctgtggatcctagtaagattgaggccgttaccaagtgggaatcaccgaagaatgttgctgagattcggagtttcttaggccttgccggctactaccggaggtttgtgaaagatttctctaccatagcgcggcctatgacatctttgatgcggaaagaagtcagatttgtttgggatgagagttgtgaaacggcgttccagaccttaaaagaacgcttgaccacagctcctatcctagccttgccagagggttgtgagaactttgaggtctataccgacgcttcaaagaacggtttgggttgtgtcttgatgcagggagggagagtgatagcttatgcttcgaggcagctgaagcaatatgaggagaactaccctactcatgatttggagctgggtgcagttgtgttcgcacttaagatttggaggcactatctttacggcgcaacttttaaggtgttctctgatcataagagtctaaagtatatctacactcagaaggagcttaacatgcgacagaggcggtggatggagctgattggagattatgatatggagatcatctatcacgagggtaaagccAATGTCgtcgcagatgctttgagtaggaagagcgttcattcgctatgtacagctatgtccttgctgaagttgagagatgagatgtctagattggggatctttatgattcgagaggggaataccatcggggatttgacgatcgagccagagttgtatgaaaacatcaaaggtaagcaagagcttgatcctaaaatccaggagtggaagtcaacggTAGAGAGCGGAGCAGCATCtaggttctctatacatccagatgggagtgttcgttttgatgggagatggtgtgtttctgacgatgcagagttaaggagaatgatcttgtttgaggctcattgcactccttattcagttcacccgggtggtgacaagctttacagagaccttaagaagactttttggtggccgaacatgaagagagatgtagctgagtttgtggctagatgtttgacttgccaaagggtcaaaggtgaacaaaggagacctcaaggtaagattcggtctcgACGATgaccgagtggaagtgggagtcgatctccatggactttattgtggggttacctaggtcacagcaaggtaacaacatgatttgggtgatcgtggataggctaaccaaatcagcccatttcgtccccatgaaggatacttggtctaagatgcagctggcattgggttaccgaaagcatgtggttcggttacatggtatcccgaaagatattgtttccgatcgtgatgcgaggttcatatcaaagttttggcaagaactgcaagagttgatgggtacaacacTGAAGATGAGTACACTTTTCATCCGCAACCGATGGTCGACAgtaacggaccatcaagaccttagaagacatgctaagggcatgtgttatggactttggaggcagttgggaagacagacttgatttgatcgagttttcatacaataatagttatcatacaagtattgggatggcaccatttgaagctttgtatggccggaaatgccgaagtccagtttgttgggatgatagttccgagacagtggttttagggccacaattggttcaggatatggttgagcaaatccagttgattcgccaaaagatgagagcagctcaagatcgtcaaaagagctacgccgacttacaccgcagagACATcgagttcgcggtaggtgacaaagtgcttttgaaagtgtcacctatgcgaggtgttatgaggtttgggaaaaagggtaagctaagccagaagtttataggccCTTATGAGATTCTGGACCGTATTGGCGAGGTAGCTTACAGGTTAGccttaccaccagctttggatagagttcacaatgtttttcatgtgtctcaactccggaaatatgtgagtgacccgtcgcacattctcgagatggagaacatcgaacttgatgaatccttgtcatacgccgagattcctaaggag
This sequence is a window from Silene latifolia isolate original U9 population chromosome 8, ASM4854445v1, whole genome shotgun sequence. Protein-coding genes within it:
- the LOC141594763 gene encoding uncharacterized protein LOC141594763, coding for MVIGGVDLPVNLLEFPKDGFEVIVGMDWLGRYDARIDCRQKRVSLKSPKGVKVSYRGFPPTTSEISVVKEFEDVFPEEIPSLPPKRDVDFSVELKPGTGPISKAPYRMAPKELAELKKQLHELIADEDIPKKSVRSRYGHYEYVVMPFGLTNAPAAFMDLMNRIFTPFLDKFVVVFIDDILVYSKTKEEHEEHLRVVLQTLRENQLYAKLSKCEFWLEEVAFLGHVISKKGVSVDPSKIEAVTKWESPKNVAEIRSFLGLAGYYRRFVKDFSTIARPMTSLMRKEVRFVWDESCETAFQTLKERLTTAPILALPEGCENFEVYTDASKNGLGCVLMQGGRVIAYASRQLKQYEENYPTHDLELGAVVFALKIWRHYLYGATFKVFSDHKSLKYIYTQKELNMRQRRWMELIGDYDMEIIYHEGKANVVADALSRKSTGTVWSLMGKWGGAGRVVKRVREMVWELQASALKEREGGRDDIGGDEHEGGWTKPIQGVIKVNVDGAVVEGVGVGWGSVARDDHGQILWCAATQQRNEMSVAMTEAMAIRHGLNEARTAGHQEVEIKTDCAVVVGDLKRRAKGRSDLHLIYDDIFTACTHFRSVCFHFTRRKNNTVAHRVAHFRPWFNGHRRWADTIPLEIGCMADRDLNLMH